A single region of the Brassica rapa cultivar Chiifu-401-42 chromosome A03, CAAS_Brap_v3.01, whole genome shotgun sequence genome encodes:
- the LOC103856432 gene encoding uncharacterized protein LOC103856432 codes for MLLRSASTPLLTSLVHVSSPRESPIETESLHQIQRPRSITLSSSSSSSCCYSPMSLHSSDESSRRIKRTASESDLKHLTSTKHASKFLGGALMEDVEEGIGFGIIRGSSYETEVGGGGGGGGGKRRSGGRSGGDDGDGENDSTDVHYREMIEANPGNGIFLSNYAKFLKEVRGDYLKAEEYCGRAVLVSPYDGNVLAMYAELVWMIHKDSSRAESYFSRAVAAAPDDCYVQASYARFLWDAEDDEDERHGEVLEAQTSRMDFFTGPYPITAMS; via the exons atgcttTTACGAAGCGCGTCGACTCCACTTCTCACCTCATTGGTTCACGTCTCGAGCCCAAGGGAATCTCCAATCGAAACCGAATCTCTTCATCAGATCCAACGGCCCAGATCTATAAcactctcttcctcttcctcttcctcgtgCTGTTACAGCCCGATGTCTCTCCACTCCAGCGACGAATCGTCAAGGAGGATCAAAAGAACCGCGTCGGAGAGCGATCTTAAACATCTGACATCGACTAAGCATGCGAGCAAGTTCCTCGGCGGAGCTCTGATGGAGGACGTGGAGGAAGGAATCGGATTCGGGATCATACGCGGGTCTTCTTACGAAACAGAGGTTGGAGGCGGCGGCGGTGGCGGAGGAGGGAAGAGAAGGAGCGGCGGAAGATCCGGCGGTGATGATGGAGACGGAGAGAATGATAGCACAGACGTTCATTATCGTGAGATGATTGAAGCTAATCCTGGAAACGGGATTTTTCTCAGCAATTACGCCAAGTTCTTGAAAGAG GTTCGGGGAGATTACTTGAAAGCAGAGGAGTATTGCGGGAGAGCTGTTCTTGTGAGTCCTTACGATGGGAATGTTTTGGCTATGTACGCGGAGCTTGTGTGGATGATTCATAAGGATTCGTCTCGTGCTGAGTCTTACTTCAGTCGAGCTGTTGCAGCTGCTCCTGATGATTG CTATGTACAAGCCTCATATGCGCGGTTTCTTTGGGAtgctgaagatgatgaagatgagagACACGGAGAAGTACTCGAGGCTCAAACTTCTAGAATGGATTTCTTCACTGGACCTTACCCAATTACGGCTATGTCTTAA
- the LOC103856433 gene encoding F-box protein At5g65850, with the protein MKILKQLVPEDNLTMSRSTTHSSTDEREYTKPIIPVDLLIDIFSRLPLKHVARFRCLSKSWASILGSSPYFTELFLTKSSNRPRLLFTVNSYSKILFFSTPQITQNPHANSSVVATWYKTHPWKHHERTSSLLHGRLVCCTDGKGDYYAEPVICNPSTGELLTLPKSLLNNPVMYCGYEPTEKKFKLLCIPSYFNTNRAWVLTLETGKPLWRKIECEYHYVMYPYCTHRHMICINGVLYYLACIDISRSGDEVVIVFFDVKSEKFRFIDIDFESMHRRGSTLINYKGRLGMVRFTDNNERTLYMWLLEDADGINKWSINIYELPVSWKHPCTENFQIVGMTRTCDIILSPCKFSDPFYVFYYNVERKTLVARTEIQGLQELKCDRPIVNIFQDYVEDLKLMESLF; encoded by the coding sequence ATGAAAATCCTGAAGCAGCTCGTACCAGAGGATAACCTAACCATGTCTAGATCCACTACACATTCTTCAACCGACGAAAGAGAATACACAAAACCAATAATCCCAGTTGATCTTCTTATCGATATATTCTCGAGACTACCGTTGAAGCATGTAGCTAGGTTTCGTTGCCTTTCGAAATCATGGGCATCCATACTTGGCAGCAGTCCATATTTCACCGAACTGTTTCTCACCAAGTCCTCGAATCGTCCACGCCTCTTGTTCACCGTTAATAGTTATAGCAAGATATTGTTCTTCTCTACACCTCAGATCACTCAAAACCCACATGCCAACTCTTCTGTTGTAGCCACGTGGTATAAAACGCATCCCTGGAAGCATCATGAAAGAACCTCATCGCTCCTCCACGGACGACTGGTATGTTGTACAGATGGAAAAGGTGATTATTATGCAGAGCCGGTGATTTGTAATCCCTCCACTGGAGAGCTTCTTACACTACCGAAATCCCTTTTAAATAATCCAGTAATGTATTGTGGGTATGAGCCGAccgaaaaaaaattcaaattgttGTGCATACCCTCTTACTTCAACACCAACCGGGCTTGGGTTCTGACATTGGAGACTGGAAAACCTTTATGGAGAAAGATCGAATGCGAATACCATTATGTTATGTACCCTTACTGCACTCATCGTCATATGATTTGCATAAATGGGGTTTTGTATTACCTCGCTTGCATTGATATCAGCAGGTCAGGAGATGAGGTTGTGATAGTTTTCTTTGATGTTAAATCTGAGAAGTTCAGATTTATCGATATAGATTTTGAAAGCATGCATAGAAGAGGTTCTACTTTAATAAACTACAAGGGTAGATTAGGTATGGTTCGGTTTACAGATAACAATGAACGAACTCTCTACATGTGGTTGCTAGAAGATGCTGATGGGATAAATAAATGGTCAATAAATATCTATGAACTGCCTGTTTCGTGGAAGCATCCGTGTACCgaaaattttcaaattgttGGAATGACTCGTACATGTGATATTATCTTGTCGCCATGCAAGTTCTCAGAccctttttatgttttttactaCAATGTTGAGAGGAAGACTTTGGTGGCAAGAACTGAGATACAAGGGTTGCAAGAATTGAAGTGTGACCGTCCTATAGTTAATATCTTTCAAGATTATGTAGAGGATCTGAAGCTTATGGAAAGTCTTTTTTAG
- the LOC103856435 gene encoding floral homeotic protein PISTILLATA isoform X3, translated as MGRGKIEIKRIENANNRVVTFSKRRNGLVKKAKEITVLCDAKVALIVFASNGKMTDYCCPSMDLGAMLDQYQKLSGKKLWDAKHENLSNEIDRIKKENDNLQLELRHLKGEDIQSLNLKNLMAVEHAIEHGLDKVRDHQMEYLMTKRRNENVGGGESATQFPAATTGDGYS; from the exons atgGGTAGAGGGAAGATAGAGATAAAGAGGATAGAGAACGCAAACAACAGAGTGGTGACGTTCTCaaagaggaggaatgggttggTGAAGAAGGCCAAAGAGATCACGGTTCTTTGCGATGCAAAAGTTGCTCTCATAGTCTTTGCAAGTAATGGTAAGATGACTGATTATTGTTGTCCTTCCATGGACCTTGGTGCTATGTTAGACCAATACCAGAAGTTATCTGGCAAGAAACTATGGGATGCTAAGCATGAG AACCTCAGCAATGAGATTGACAGGATCAAGAAAGAGAATGACAACTTGCAACTTGAGCTCAG GCACTTGAAGGGGGAAGATATACAGTCTCTCAACTTAAAAAACCTGATGGCCGTAGAGCATGCCATTGAACATGGCCTCGACAAAGTCCGAGACCACCAG ATGGAGTACCTCATGACGAAAAGGAGAAATG AAAATGTTGGCGGAGGAGAATCGGCAACTCAGTTTCCAGCTG CAACAACAGGAGATGGCTATAGCTAG
- the LOC103856435 gene encoding floral homeotic protein PISTILLATA isoform X2, with translation MGRGKIEIKRIENANNRVVTFSKRRNGLVKKAKEITVLCDAKVALIVFASNGKMTDYCCPSMDLGAMLDQYQKLSGKKLWDAKHENLSNEIDRIKKENDNLQLELRHLKGEDIQSLNLKNLMAVEHAIEHGLDKVRDHQMEYLMTKRRNEKMLAEENRQLSFQLYVCWV, from the exons atgGGTAGAGGGAAGATAGAGATAAAGAGGATAGAGAACGCAAACAACAGAGTGGTGACGTTCTCaaagaggaggaatgggttggTGAAGAAGGCCAAAGAGATCACGGTTCTTTGCGATGCAAAAGTTGCTCTCATAGTCTTTGCAAGTAATGGTAAGATGACTGATTATTGTTGTCCTTCCATGGACCTTGGTGCTATGTTAGACCAATACCAGAAGTTATCTGGCAAGAAACTATGGGATGCTAAGCATGAG AACCTCAGCAATGAGATTGACAGGATCAAGAAAGAGAATGACAACTTGCAACTTGAGCTCAG GCACTTGAAGGGGGAAGATATACAGTCTCTCAACTTAAAAAACCTGATGGCCGTAGAGCATGCCATTGAACATGGCCTCGACAAAGTCCGAGACCACCAG ATGGAGTACCTCATGACGAAAAGGAGAAAT GAAAAAATGTTGGCGGAGGAGAATCGGCAACTCAGTTTCCAGCTG tatgttTGTTGGGTTTGA
- the LOC103856435 gene encoding floral homeotic protein PISTILLATA isoform X1: MGRGKIEIKRIENANNRVVTFSKRRNGLVKKAKEITVLCDAKVALIVFASNGKMTDYCCPSMDLGAMLDQYQKLSGKKLWDAKHENLSNEIDRIKKENDNLQLELRHLKGEDIQSLNLKNLMAVEHAIEHGLDKVRDHQMEYLMTKRRNEKMLAEENRQLSFQLQQQEMAIASNARGMMMRDHDGQFGYRVQPIQPNLQEKIMSLVID, translated from the exons atgGGTAGAGGGAAGATAGAGATAAAGAGGATAGAGAACGCAAACAACAGAGTGGTGACGTTCTCaaagaggaggaatgggttggTGAAGAAGGCCAAAGAGATCACGGTTCTTTGCGATGCAAAAGTTGCTCTCATAGTCTTTGCAAGTAATGGTAAGATGACTGATTATTGTTGTCCTTCCATGGACCTTGGTGCTATGTTAGACCAATACCAGAAGTTATCTGGCAAGAAACTATGGGATGCTAAGCATGAG AACCTCAGCAATGAGATTGACAGGATCAAGAAAGAGAATGACAACTTGCAACTTGAGCTCAG GCACTTGAAGGGGGAAGATATACAGTCTCTCAACTTAAAAAACCTGATGGCCGTAGAGCATGCCATTGAACATGGCCTCGACAAAGTCCGAGACCACCAG ATGGAGTACCTCATGACGAAAAGGAGAAAT GAAAAAATGTTGGCGGAGGAGAATCGGCAACTCAGTTTCCAGCTG CAACAACAGGAGATGGCTATAGCTAGCAATGCAAGAGGTATGATGATGAGGGATCATGATGGACAATTTGGATACAGAGTCCAGCCGATTCAGCCAAATCTTCAGGAAAAGATTATGTCGTTGGTCATCGATTGA